A region from the Deltaproteobacteria bacterium genome encodes:
- a CDS encoding glutamate-5-semialdehyde dehydrogenase, which produces MPLQDQLEILGRDARQAARPVARATQDARTQAINNMAELLLQGRQSVEEANREDMKAAHERKLSQAMCDRLELSGTRIDNLAQALREIAELEDPVGSTTRAWERPNGLKISKVRLPLGVIMMIYESRPNVTMDAAALCIRSGNAVVLRGGSEAMHTNRVLAAIVQQALTKAGLPEKAVQLVPTQEREAIDILLTLDQSIDLVIPRGGENLIRRVVERSRIPVVQHYKGVCHVYVDSAADLDKASEIAFNAKVQRPGVCNAMETLLVDKQIADTFIPEITRRYADYDVEIRGCASTCAISELAKSASDSDWETEFLDLVVAIRVVDGLDGAIAHIDEFGSNHTASVVTENSEVAEIFLNSVDASCVMVNASTRFNDGGELGLGAEMGISTTRIHAYGPMGVEALTAEKYVVRGTGQVRK; this is translated from the coding sequence ATGCCATTGCAAGATCAACTCGAAATACTTGGACGTGATGCACGTCAAGCGGCTCGCCCCGTAGCACGTGCCACCCAAGATGCGCGTACTCAGGCTATTAACAATATGGCGGAGCTCTTACTTCAGGGCCGTCAAAGTGTTGAAGAAGCGAACCGTGAAGATATGAAAGCGGCCCACGAACGCAAACTAAGCCAAGCTATGTGTGACCGCTTAGAGCTTAGTGGAACGAGAATTGATAATCTCGCCCAAGCCCTACGCGAAATCGCGGAGCTCGAAGATCCAGTTGGCTCGACCACGCGGGCCTGGGAGAGACCCAACGGACTTAAAATCTCAAAAGTTCGCCTTCCACTTGGCGTGATTATGATGATTTATGAAAGCCGCCCCAACGTAACCATGGATGCTGCGGCGCTGTGTATACGAAGCGGTAACGCAGTGGTTCTACGCGGCGGATCTGAGGCCATGCACACCAACCGGGTGTTGGCGGCCATTGTTCAACAGGCCCTTACAAAAGCAGGGCTTCCTGAGAAGGCCGTTCAATTGGTTCCCACTCAGGAGCGCGAAGCCATCGATATTCTACTAACCTTGGATCAAAGCATCGATCTTGTGATTCCACGCGGCGGTGAAAACCTGATTCGAAGAGTGGTTGAAAGAAGTCGAATCCCAGTGGTTCAGCACTATAAGGGCGTGTGTCACGTTTACGTCGACTCTGCTGCCGATTTAGATAAAGCCTCAGAGATTGCTTTCAACGCCAAGGTTCAAAGACCAGGGGTATGCAATGCGATGGAAACTCTACTCGTCGATAAACAAATTGCCGATACCTTTATTCCAGAAATCACCAGACGCTACGCTGATTACGATGTAGAAATCCGCGGCTGCGCTTCGACCTGTGCCATCAGCGAACTGGCTAAAAGTGCGTCCGACTCAGATTGGGAAACAGAGTTTCTAGATCTCGTGGTTGCCATCCGAGTCGTCGATGGTCTTGACGGTGCTATCGCTCATATCGACGAATTTGGCTCTAATCACACGGCTTCAGTCGTTACTGAGAACTCAGAAGTAGCTGAGATTTTTCTAAACTCGGTGGATGCCAGCTGTGTCATGGTCAATGCCTCCACTCGCTTCAACGACGGCGGAGAACTTGGGTTAGGCGCGGAGATGGGAATCAGCAC